The segment AGGCCGCCGCCTTGTAGAGGGCCACGTCGTAACCCAGGAAGCGGGTGCGGTTTTCTCCTTCCCGAAGGGCACGAAGTACCAAGCCAAAGTGGGTGGACCGGAGGGCTAGGGAGCTCCCTATAGCCAGCAGGACCAGGAGGGCCGTGGCCCAGTAGAGGCCCCGCTGGAAAATGGGGTCGGCGAAGGACTGCCCGAGGAAGGAGGCGAAGTTGGTTAAGCCGTTGAATCCTCCTGTCAGACCCTGCTGGCTTATCAGCAGCGTGGAAAAGGCTAGGGCTAGGGCCTGGGTGATCAGGGAGAAGTACACCCCGGTTACCCGTCGGCGGAAGAGGAGAATACCCAGGGTAAAGGCTAGGGTGGCAGGCAGCAGGACAGCCATCGACATGGCAAAGGCCGGATTCCTGAAGGGAGCCCACCACCAGGGTAGGGCCTCGATGCCGTTCCAGACCATAAAGTCAGGGAGCTCCCCAGGGGAGAGGGCACTCAGTTTCAGGTGCATGGCGATGGCGTACCCTCCGAGTCCGAAGAAAATGCCCTGGCCCAGGCTTAGGATCCCTGCGTACCCCCAGGCCCAAACCAGGCCGAGAGCAACCAAACCCACCGCCAGAAATCTGCCCATGAGGGAGAGGTCGTAAGGGGTCACCAGGAAGGGTAAAACGGTAAGTACCACCGCCATGAGCAGGAGGGCCACAAGGCTTCTCTGCATGTCACACCTCCTCGAGGGCCCGCGTGCGCGAGGGTAGGAGCCCCCGGGGCCTGAGCTGTAGGAAGAGGACCACGAGGAAAAGGAGAATAACCTTGGCCAAGCTCACGCTGGTCAGCCCTTGCAAGGTGGCCGAGGTTAACCCCAGGAGGAGGGCAGCCAAGGCGGCGCCGCCCAGACTGCCCACACCCCCGAGGATGACCACCAGGAAGGCATCCACAATGTAGCTTTGCCCCACGGTGGGGGTTACCGGGGCGATCAAGGCCAGCGCTGCCCCGGCCAGTCCTGCCAGTCCTCCTCCCAGGGCAAAGGCCACGGCGTCCACCCCCCGGGTGTGGATGCCCAGGGAAGCAGCCATTTCCCGGTTCTGACTCACGGCCCTTAGCTGTAGGCCTAGGGTGGTGTGGCGCAGGAAAGCGGCGAGGCCCATAAGGGCAGCCGCGGCCAGACCGATGACAAAGAGCCGTACCCACGGGAGGCTTATCTCGCCTAGGAGGCTTATCTCGCCTAGGTGGATCGTTCCAGCCAGCCAAGTGGGTGCGGCCACCTCCACCCCCACAGGGCCGAAGGCGTTCCGTGCGGCTTGTTGAAGGATGAGGGATACACCCCAGGTGGCCAGGAGGGTCTCTAGGGGCCGCCCATACAGGTGGCGTATCACGGCAACCTCCAGCAGCAGGGCGGCAAGGGCTCCTACAACGAAGCCAAGGGGTAACGCTGCCAGGAGGTAAAGGGGGAGGGGCAGGACCTGGTGCGCCAGGTAGGCCATATAACCCCCTAGCATCAGCCATTCCCCATGGGCCATATTGATGACCCGTTGGAGCCCAAAGCTCATGGCCAGACCCACCGCCACCAGGGCTAGAATGGAGGCGACGCTAAGCCCGTTAAAGGTTTGGTTTGCAAAAAACGCCCACTCCCCCATGATGTCGTTCACCTCCTAATGGAGCTTGCAGGTCTTGCCTGGGAAGGCCAGCGGGTCGTAGGGTTCCGGCTTAATGGGTTCCTTGGAGGCCCAGAGAATCTTGAACTGGCCGTTGTCCTGTAGCTCTCCCACGTAGGCGGTTTGGTAGAGGCTCTGGTTGACATCCAGGCGCACACGCCCCAGTGGGGTTTCCACCCAACCCATGGAAACAGCCGCCTTGCGGACCTTGTCGACGTCAAAGGACCCGGCTTTTTCCACCGCCGCCTTCCACAGGTAGACCCCCACGTACCCGTGGACCATGGGATCCGTCACCACCGCCTCCTTGCCATACCGGGCCTGGTAGGCCTGTAGAAACCGCCTATTCGCCGGTGAATCCAAGGTCATGAAGTAGTTCCACGTGGCCAGGCTTCCCTTGAGAAGAGAGGGGCCTATGGCTTTGGCCTCCTGCTCTGCGATGCTGAAGGACATGACCGGAAGCTTCGCTGGCGGAAGGCCGGAGGCAGCCATCTGCTTGAAGAAAGCCACGTTGGAATCCCCGTTAATGGTGTTCAGAACGATGTCCGCACCCGAAGCCTTGATTTTGGTTACCACGCTGCTGAAGTCTGTGCCGCCCAGGGGAACGTATTCTTCCCCCACGGCCTCCCCCTTCCGGCTTTCGATGTGCTTTTTCAGGATTAGGTTGGCGGTGCGCGGAAAGACATAGTCCGACCCCACTAGGAAATAGCGCCGGTATCCCTTGCTCCAGGCCCACTCCAGGGCGGGGAGGATCTGTTGGTTGGGCTGGGCGCCAGTGTACATGATGTTCGGGGAACATTCGTTGCCCTCGAACTGAACTGGATACCAAAGGAGGCCTCCCAGCCGCTCAAAGACCGGAAGCATGGCCTTACGGCTTGCCGAAGTCCAGCCTCCGAAAACGGTAGCCACCTTGTCCTGTTGCAGGAGCTTTTGGGCCTTCTGGGCGAAAACGGCAGGATCCGAGGCGCCGTCCTCCACGATCGGCGTGACCTTGCGTCCCAAAACACCGCCTTTGGCGTTGATCTCCTCAATGGCCAGGAGCGTGGCGTTCTTCACGGTCACCTCGCTAATGGCCATGGTGCCGGAAAGGGAGTGAAGGACGCCCACCCTAACCGTTTCTTCTGCATAAGCATGCAGAAAGGTCGCAAGTCCTGCGAGGGCAAGCCATAGCCTTGATCTTTTTAGGGCCTTCAACATGGTTCACCTCCCATGGCGGTCGGGTGGGCCCACCCTTGGGCAAGCAGTATAAATGTGCGTAAGCAGAATGTCAAGTAAGGAATGGACTGGTGAAGCATATAACGTTAACGACATGTATGAGATGCTCAACTTTAGATACTTATTGTGGTGGTAGTAAAGGCCTAGTGTTAACCAACTAGCTAACAAGACGCATGATCTGACCTGCCTGCACCCCAATCCACCAGAGGTTGTGGAAGTAGGCAAGGCATCGATCAAGGAGCCGGGGTTCCAGGAAGGGAGTTCAGGCTAGACTACCCATTAGGAGCGGGATCGCCCCACGTACCGGCCACGCGGTCCCCCGAGGGTAGGAAGGGTGTACCGCAACGGGGCACCAGGGGAACACCGGCTGGGTCCTTGCGGTCACGCGAAAACCTTAATGTACCTGGCAAGGTTACCAGGCCTCGTAGATCCCTGCCCGTCAGGAGACGGGAGGCCTATGCCGATAGGGCTTCACAGAAGGTAACGGAGCCCCACCCAGGCGAGATAACCTGCAAGGACAAGCGAAAGGGCTAGAATCACGGCGGCCGCTAGCCGGCTTTGTGGAAGAGAATCTAACTTTTCGGCCTTCTCCCTGGCCTCTCGCAGAATTTCCTCGGGAATAAGGCGGAGTACCAGGGCAACTCCAAGGGGGATCAGCACAAGGTCGTCGAGGTGGCCTAGGATGGGCACAAAGTCAGGGATCAGGTCAACGGGGCTCAGGGCGTAAGCCACCACCAAAGAGGCCAGGAGACGAGCATGCCAGGGTAGCCGGGGATGGTGAAGGGCCAAGTAGAGAGCGCTAACTTCCCGTTTAAATGCCCTGGCCCTGGTCTTCCAGCCACTGATGAGGCGGTGTATCGCCCACGGGTCTTCTCCGAGGAACCTGGGCACGAGGTGAAGTATAAAGCTACGCCTGCCAGCCGTGAGGCTGGGGTCCTGAAGGGGGCAACCCTGGCGGCGCCTAAACCCCTGGCGGCTGAAAGGGGCGTGGCATTCAGCGGAAGGCACTGTCCGGAAAAGGGTGGGAACGACATCCAAGGTACTGAAAGAAGGGGTATACCTAGATGATGGGGGATACCGAGGACGCGGAGCTCCTCCGGCAGGTGACCCTGGGGAACGAGGAGGCCCTGCTGGCCCTGTACCGCCGCCATGCCTCTTATGTGCACGCTTTGGCCAGGCGGATCCTTAGGGATAAAGACGAGGCTAAAAACGTCGTCCAGGAAACGTTCTTGCGCATCTGGCACAAGGCCGAGTACTTTGACCCCGAGTTGGGAACGCCCCGCACTTGGATCCTCACCATCGCTCACCGCTTGGCCCTGAAGGCCCTGAAGCGGCGCCCGGATACCCTTCCCCTCGAGGACTGGGATGCTCCTGTGGAGAGCGTGGGCACGGAGGAACACCTTGACCGAATCCGGGTGGCTAGGGCCCTGGAGGCTCTGGATGGCGAGGAGCGGAGGCTCTTGGAGCTGGCCTACTTCTACGGCTACAGCCACAGCGATCTGGCCCTGATCCTGGGCTGGCCCCTGGGCACGGTGAAAAGCCGCCTGCGGCGGGCCTTGAAAAAGCTGGAGGTGGAGTTGAGATGATCCATCCGGACCCGGATAGCTTGATTGCCCTGGCCCTGGATACCCTTCCCGAAGCTCAGCGGAAGAACCTTATGGCTCATATCCGGCGGTGCTCTTCTTGCCGCGAGACCTACCGGCGCCACCTCGAGGCCCTCGCCCACCTGGCCCAGTCCCAGGAACCCTTGCCTGTACCGGTGGAATGGGAGCAGGAGCTCAAGGAATGCCTCAGGACATCCGCTCCACCATCGTTGCCTTCCCGTTTCCGTGCGCAACGCCGCGCCTTCCTGCTGGTCTTAGGAGGAGCCCTTCTGGGTCTGGTAGCCCTTTGGGCGTATCCCAAGTACCAAGACATCCTGGCCTGGAGGCGTTTCATGGCCCTTTCTTCCCAACCCGGGGCAAGGCTTATGCCCCTGGTGGATCCCGCAGGGTACCAGACGGGATGGGCCTTGCGCACTGCGGACGGGGGAGTGGTGCTCTACCTTAAGAAACCGCCTCCTCCGGGCCGGGTGTATCAGGCGTGGTGGATCCAGGGGGAGGGACGCAAGAGCCTGGGAACCACGCCGGGCCGGATGCTGGAGGTTGGGGTTCCTCTGCCGGAAGGCAGCTGGCTGGGCGTTTCCGTGGAACCCCCAGGTGGAAGCCCATCACCCACCACCCCATCGGTGGGGAGGGCTCAACTTTAACTTTTTGGGGGAGGGAGGAGGGCGGAAGATGGTTGGGAAGGACGTGGTCCGGGGTGCCTTGACGGGAGCAGGACTGGCGGCCATCGGCTGGGGTTTGTACCAGGGGTGGGGTCTGAGCCATCCCTTGCTCAACCTCTACGGCTGGATCACCTTCTGGCTTGGGGTCCCGAGCGTGTTCCAGTTCGCTCACAGGGTCTTCGGCTACGGGAGTTGGGCAAGAACCTGGCCTTTTTCGGCACGGTGGGGCTCTGGCTTTTCCTGCACATGGCCTTGACCTGGCTTTGGCGGACTCGGGGCCCTGTGGCCCTCCCGACCGCCCTGGTGCTCTACCTCCTGCTGAGCGGATGGCTTGCCGGACTGATCTACACGGGTCTGCTGGCGCTCTTTTGGTGGAGGAAGCGAGGCCGAACCCACTTTAGAGCCGCAGGGGGCAGGGAAGGGGTTAGCCGCCGAAAGCTCTTGGCGGTGCTGGGCGTGCTGGCTACCAGGAACGGGAGACAAGGGGCCAAGGCCCAGTCTGCTACACCCTCTAGGATCGCGTGGGACAGGGTTCCCGGCCTCTCCCTGGAGGTTACGCCCCAGGGAAAACTCTACATCGTGTCCAAAAATCCCGCCATCTTCGACCCCAACCTTAAGGGGAGGCCCTACAGCCTAGAGGTGGGCGGACTTGTGGAAAAGCCCCTTAAGCTCGGCCTGGAGGAGCTAAAGGCCCTGCCTGCCAGCCACCTTTGGAACACCCTGGTCTGCATCTCCAACCCAGTTGGGGGTGATCTCATCGGTTGCGCCCGGTGGACGGGGGTGCCCCTAAAGTTCCTGCTGGACAGGGCTGGTATGAAGCCTCAGGCCAGATGGCTGGTCTTTGAGGCTGCGGATGGGTACCGGGAATCCCTGCCCCTAGCGGAGCTTCCCGCTCAGGCCCTGATCGCCTACGCCATCAACGGTGAGGAGCTTGAGCCCCGCCATGGCTACCCGACGCGCCTGATCCTGCCTGGCCGGTATGGGATGAAACAACCCAAGTGGCTTACGCGTATCCTGGTGCTGGAGAGGGAAGAGGTGGGCTACTGGGCCCAGCGGGGTTGGAGCCGGGAAGCAGTGATCCGCACCCTAAGCCGGATCGACGTCCCCAGACCTGGCGTGCAACTGAAGGAAGGGGAAGAGGTGCTTGTCGCCGGGGTGGCCTATGCGGGCGGGCGTCCGCTGGAACGGGTAGAGATCTCCACGGATAGAGGGCCTTACGTGGCAAAGGGCCGAGCTCAAGCCACCCCGCGGCCAGTTTGCCTGGCAGCTATGGGCTTTGCCCTGGAGGCCCCTCCAGGGCAACTACACCCTAAAGGTGCGGGCGGTGGAGGTGGGTGGACGGGTCCAGGATCCCGTGGACCGGGAACCCTTGCCCGAGGGGGCGAGCGGCTACCACACGGTTCGGGTGAGGGTCAGGTAGGGGGCCAGGAATCCAAACGACCCCAATAGGGGATATACCCAGGTGGGAGGTTACGATATGAGGCGAAGGGAAGCGTTAAGGGTGGTGGGCGGCACGGCGCTTTGGATCCTGGGCCGCGGCCTGGCCCTGGGCCGGGCTACTGGGGAGCCCATCTTCCGGCGTTATCCGGAACTTGCAGCGGACGTAGCGGTTGCCCCGGATCGCCCCTTTGTGGTCAAGGGTTTGGGGGAAACCCCCTTGGGCACTTCGGTTCTAATCCGCACCCGCACGGAACAACCCCTCCATTACCACCGGGAGAGGCTGGAGGTGGCCCTGGTGCTCCAGGGGGAGGGACGTCTCGTGGTGGGAGGCAGGGAGGCCACCCTTCGTCCCGGCCAACTGGTGGTGATACCCCCTATGACCGCCCACGCCTTCGTGGGGCAGATGGACATCCTCTCCCGTTTCAGCCCAAAGCTCATGGGGGATGTGGTCTTTGTTCAGGCAGGCTCCGGCCCCAACGAGGGCACGCCTCTGGTTCTGGGATATCGGGCCCCGGAGATCCCGCAGGACCGCCCTTTTGCTGCCACTCCCTTGGCCAATGCTCCCCTGGGAACCGTGGTGGCGGTGGCCACGCGCCTGGGCCAGCCCTGGCACTACCACCGGTCCAAGGATGAGCAGATTTATGTGGTGGCCGGGGAGGGAGTGGCTCAGATGGAGTTAACCCGTGAGAAGGTAGGACCGGGGAGCCTGGTCCTGGTACCCGCCGGGGCCATCCACCAGTTCCAGGGAAGCCTTCAGTTTGTCTCCGTGTTCGGGCCTGCCCTCATGGGTGATGTGGTCTTTTTATGAGGTTGGCGGTTCTAGGCCTCGCCCTTGTTCTGGCAGGCTGCTTTCCCCGGGAAGGAGTGCCCTCAGCGGACTTGGAGCCTCATGCCGCTCCCTCTCGGGAGGTGGTGGTATCGATGAAGGATTTCACCTTTCGGCCGGACACCCTCCGGATTCCTCCGGGAACCGCCGTGGTCTTTGCCAATCAGGGCCGGTATCCCCATACCGCCACGGAGAGCGGGGGCCTCTTCGATAGCGGGGTCTTAGCCCCGGGTGAGCGTTTCCGTTACACCTTTACCCTCCCTCGGGAATATTCGGTTTACTGCAAACTCCATCCCTACATGGTGCTCCACATTATGGTCGGCCCTTGAAAAAAGGATAGGCGGCCCTGCACCTTCAACATCCCGCGCTTGACCTTTTGGCCTGAAGTCAGGTCTGGTGAACCGAGGCTGGGAGTTCCATGGGGAAGGGCACTGGTAGCAGCTTGTACCTGACCCTTTTGTCCCATGGCAGTGTTGAGGTTAACGAGAAATTCAGGCCACAGGGACAGTGCGTCTGCCTCCCTCTGCTAGGGGGTTGGTTGGATGGGCTGAGGCTACAGGGTGGGGGATTCCCAAGGGGGGCCGAGGGATCGTGAAGGAAGAGCTAGAAGGACATAAGGCTCGGGTCGGAAATTACGAAGCGTGCCGCGGAGTCGTCCGTGCCCGCGGTTGCACGCTTGCACAAGGGAGCTAGTTCAGAACAGCGTTTACCGGGGGACTCGGGCAAAGCCCTGTTCCAGCATCCTGGGCTCTGGCGGAAATGGGTAGGGGCTTGGGCTAGAATACTATCGAAGGAGCAAGTCACATGGCGAGCAAACCCGTCCGGCATAGCATAGAGTGCTGGATCATTTGTCGCAGGGTGGGTGCAGAGGATGCCGTTCTTCTCTTACACGTGGTGGAGGAGCCTGATATCCCGGGCGGCTTCTGGCAACCTATTACGGGAGGAATCAAGGAGGGTGAAGCCTCGCACGAAGCTTGCGTTCGGGAGATCTATGAGGAAACATCCCTGAGAGTACGGGCTGAGGATCTCCACCAGGTTCCCGGGCACTGGGAGTTTCAGCTACCCCATCAGGTCATCCGGAAAGATCTGTATTGGGTGGAGGTTTCTGAAACCGCCATTCGTATTGCCCCTGAGGAGCATGACGACTGGAAGTGGGTGCCCATCTCCGCCGTGGAGTCGGAGCTCCACTGGGAATCCAATCGCCGCACGTGGAAGGCAGTGCTCAGCTGCCTCCGATTATAAGTTAGAAAGTAGGGTCACTGGGCTTACGCCCCCGATTTTGTACTCTGCCCTTCTCCTCCATGTGAGGCTTTTCCAGCCTCCGCTAAGGCCTCCTTTCTCCTCCCTGGTGACGGGCGTAGCCGGTACCTTGCCTCGCGGCAAAGAACGGCTCCATCACCGGGTTCCCCCGAGGACCTGTCAGGCTGTCCGCTTCCTTGAGGGGGCGTGTTCTGGAAACCCTCTGGCGATCCAGAAGAAGCAACTCTCGTTCCCCGACGGTAGTGCCGCGGCATTGCTCAGCTAGCGTCAACCTGTAGGAGGCTCACGGCCCTCAGGTTGCCTCGGGTAGGACGCAACCAAGAAGGAAAGGGAAAGAGGCCTCGAGGACCCCAGGTTCAACCCTGGCCGCCCGGAGGCCGTGCCACCTCGACCGGAAGGCTTTCAGGCCTTCCACTTGGTGTTGACGGACCTTTGACGGATCACGAGGCACGCTGGTTCTGGAGGTGAAGAAGCTGCATAGGAAAGACCATTTGACGCAGGTTGGGGCGTTTTTTAGGCGCGCTGCGGGTGCTTCTAAGTGGGTGGCCCGTCTCCGTTTCCTACCGGCGGGACCCGGGAGCCCTGCAACTATTGCGGGAGGTTAAAAGCAACGTGCGCAAGACCTTTAATTTCGTAGAACCCCTCCGTGGCCTGGGCGAGGAGGTCTATTGGGTGGATCACTTTCGCCTCTACGTTTGGGTCAAGGGCGGGCTCCTCGTCATCGACCATGGGTTCACGGCTAACCAGAAGGAGCTGTCCATGCACCTAGCGAAGCTGGCAATGGGGCGGATCCGCTAAGGGGGTGGTGGATGGGAAGGTCTGAGGCGTTGGCTTTCTGGCTTTGGATCACCACTGTGCGGGTTTTTAGGAGCGTGCTCCGGTCTGGGATAACGGGAGGTGCGAAGCATGAAAGGAAAGCTCGTGGTCGTTTTGGCGGTAGCCCTGTGCCCGGTGCTCTTGCCTTTCGGCAAAGCCGGTAGCGGGGGCAATGCCTGTGATCTTGTGACCAAGGAGGAGGTGGAGGAAATCATCGGACAAAAGATCAATACCGTGGAGGTGCAGCCAGGGTACGGGAACTGCATCTACTCTACTAAGGAGAAATTCCTTAACGAGACCTTGAAGATTCCGGTCGTTACCATTGGTTACACTCGGAGCGACGTTCAGGAACGGTGGAACTCCTGGTCCTCCATGCCGAAGAGCGAAACCATCAAGGGACTTGGCGATGGGGCCGTTTGGTCCCCCACCTACGGATTTTTCGTCTGCAAATTCAAGGGAGGGCTCCTGATGATCTCGGTACAAAACAAGGATATGGCCATTAAGCTTGCGAAGAAGGCTCTGGGACGCATAAAACCGTGACGTGCGTGGGTTCGGAGACACAGCCACCCGGCTTATCTGTCGCTGGAGGGGCCCATTCAACGGGCGTTCCTGGCGGACCGTATCCGCAGGGGCAAGGCCCTTGCGGCAACATCCCATGGGGCGGCTTCAGGGATACTGCCTAACAGGAGCCGCCTGGTGGGCCGGGCAAGCCTCCCCGAGGCACTGGACACTGGAAGGGCGGTCGAAGTCCCTGGCGGTGGTCTGGACCTGGAGGAGGCGGGAATCGGTAGGACCGCCCTAGCCCGCCACTTCCTGGAGGGTAAGCCCCACGCTCTCCTTGCGGCACACCCGGAAGATGCCAACATCCCCTACACTTCCGTGGTCCGCTGGCTGGGCTTTAACCCTGGGCAGCCTGAAGAGGATTGGGCTTAGACGCTGAGCCCGTACTTCTGGAACAGGGCTTCCATGAGGTCCATAAGCTCCTCCTCCCTTTCCTCCCGATAGAGGCGGCGGATCCTTTCCACCTCTTCCTGGGGCAGCACCTCCATGAGGAGGTAGGAGCTGGCCTCGGCGGTGCGGGACACCGCATAGGCGAGGAGGGCCTCGAGGGCCTCGGCCCGGGCTCCTCCAAAGGAGTCTTCGGTGTAAACCAGCGCCTCCACGGTACGGCCCCCTAGGGGTCCCCGGCCCAGATCCCTCAACACCACCCCCACCCCGGAAACGGGGCCGCCCAGAGGAATCTGCTCGATGAACTCCCCGAAGGCGGCGGGCTCGTGGGGGTTGCGCGCCCGGTACTTGTTGGTGTACCGGGCCAGATTCTCCATGGGGACCCGGAACCCCAGGCCCAGCACCGGGCCGGAGACCTCCAGCATCACCCTCTTGCCCACGGTTTGGTCTGGCAACTTGTACATTTCCTACCCCGGTATGCAGTCATCTTAGCACACACCCGATACGGACCAGGGCCAGGTCCAGAAGTTGGTCAATCTCTCTCCTGGGCTCTTCGCCCCTTAGGGGCTTGCGCCCCCAATCTTGTACTCTCTAGCCCCCTCCTCCATGTGAGGCTCTACGAGCCTCTGCTAAGGCTTTCCTGGGTGTCCGGTACCCCAGCCCAGAGTGGAGCCGCTTTGCGACCCCCACCCCAAGTGAACCGTCCCTCATGGTAGCCGCAACCTCTCCGCTATCACCTCCTTCAGCTCCGTCAGGTCCTTCGCCTCCAAGAAGAGGTCCCGGTTCTCCCCCTTGGTCACGGGCGTAGTCCGTACCTTGCCCCGCGAGAAAAGCGACTACATCACCGGGTACCCCCGAGGTCCCCTTAGGCTGTCTGCGTCCTTAAGGGGACACGTTCTGGAAACCCTCTGGCCGTCTCCAAGAAGCGACTGCCCCATCCACTCGTGGCTCAAGTCAGCCGTCAGGCTAGGTTTCCTGGCTCCCCTCTGGTCGTGGTAAAATGATGGCTTGCGGTAATCCTCCCCTCAGCTCTTGGATAGCAACCTTTGCCCGCTTCCGTACCTCCAAGCCGCCTCGGGGAAAGCGGAACACCGCCCAGGCCAGCATCAGCCTTGAGCTAGCTTGCAGACACTCGGCATTCTGAGTAGGGGAGTCAAACCCCTGGCCAGGGCAGGAACCTAGCCTTGGGGCTGACGCCTGGCCAAAGCGATGCACTCCCCAAGAGACATTTTGGCTAGCTCCCCTGCCTTAGCATCACGCAAAGGGTAGAGGTTGCCTTTTAGGAGGGCGATTGCCACTTCCTCCTTGCCAATGGGTTGTTTCGAGCTCCCATATCATATCTTCTTCGCGTACTCCTTCGCCAGGGTGTTGTCCGAGAAGCAGGAGGCCCGCCAGCTCAGCAACTCAACAAGCTACGGGCTCCGCCCGTGGTCCCGGTACTTCCACAGTGTGTTGGAATTAATACCGTAGGCACAGGCGATCTCTACCGCTCTCTTCTCGCCTTTGACGGCCTCCACAGCGATCTGGAACTTCACCTAGGGTGGAAGGGACTCGGCCTTTTTCGCTTTTCTTTCCCTTCCCTCGATGCTAAGCGTATGGCCTAAGAGTCGCGTGTCCCCTTAGGCCTACCCTGCACTGTGTTCCAGCACTTCTTTTGAGCCCACCTGGCGCGCCTGGGGGTGCACGTGGCGGTTCTCAACCTGAATCGCCACCACGGGGGGTGGCACGGCTACAGGGGTGGGACTACATCACCTCCCTGACTGAAAGAGGCGCGGACGTGAGCGTAAAGTTTAAACCATCGGAACCGCCCGGCCTCGACCTAGGCCGCCCAACAGCTGGAGCATCACAGCTTCCACTCTCCTGGAACAATAAGGGCACGGTAACACGGTCTTTTCCTCGGCTAAGAGGGTTGGCTCCAGAGAGTTGTTGGGCCCGCCTCATAATTCTTGTGCCTCCTGTGGTGAAGGAAAGATATACCATCGGTAACGAGCAATCTCCCGAAAGCCGATCCGCCGATATACGGTTTCGCCCATCGGAGTTGCTTGAAGGGAGGCCAGCCGAGCTCCGCGGTCGAAGCCGGCGGATATAACAGCGCGGGTGACCAACTCACCGAGGCCTCGCCTCCGATACGCCGGGCTTACACCGACGTGGATTACCTCGGCGACCCCATGGCTCACGTACACCATCGCACCTGCCACTGGGCTGCGCTCGAGATAGGCAACAATGGCCACGATATGTGGCGCCGATAGGCTTCTCACGTCTGGATACGCCGCCCACCAAGTGTCGGCCCGTACCCCCAACTCCCGAAAGCCGCTGGAGACCGCGGTGAGGAAGTCCTCCCGCTGCTCATCGGTGTTGACCTCCTGCATCGTGACGCCAGGAAGAACCGGGGGCGGCTGGATGGGGGCTTCGAGAACCATCTGGGGGCTGTCGCTATCAGCCTTGCGGCCGATGGATTTCATGGTCGCATCTACATCGGGATCCAGCGGCCCCATCGCATGCAGAGTAAAGCCGCGCCCTCTTTCCTCGAAGAACCTCCGCGCCCGGCTGACAACCTCCTTTGCCGGAAGGCCGGGATGCACCCTTAGGGCGCCGTTCCATAGGGCAGGGTCCAGCGGCGCGCCCGCATAGAGGAGCAAGCCGCCCTCCTCGTGCACCACACCGCGGGACCGCCGTGTAATTTCACGAATGGTCTCGGCGAGATTCTGATGGACCAGCTCGACTATATCGGCTTGGTACATCTTGTGTGGGTGTAACAGACCGGCCGAGGCCTAACGACCCGCGTTTCAGCAGCGGCCAAGGGTAGCGAAGCCGTCCGCTAGAAACGCAAGCTGGGCGCATGCGCATGCCGCCACAAGACCGCTCAGCTTCACGCGCCGTCCTCCGCCGCAGGCAAGTCACAAACGATAGAAGCACGTACAAACATTATACGTGCAGCCGCAGGCAAAAGACAACAGCCGGTGATTGGCCCACACTCTACCCCGCCATCCTTAAGAAGACAAGGCTACGGATGAGGTTGTGCGCCAGGAGAGTGAGGTTAACCCAGGCCACCAGTCCCCAGTAGGACCGCGGCGCCAACCGGTGCAACCCAAAAGACTGCGCTATCGCGCCAAAACGTGTCTCAATCGAGTTCCGCACTTTTTCTAAGACCCTAGTCGTATGGCTGACCCTTCCTTGCTACCTCCTGGAAACCACTACCCCCACAGGTGCGAATGGCCAGCGTCGGCACCCCCTCCAGCCAGCGGAGG is part of the Thermus caldilimi genome and harbors:
- a CDS encoding cupin domain-containing protein — encoded protein: MRRREALRVVGGTALWILGRGLALGRATGEPIFRRYPELAADVAVAPDRPFVVKGLGETPLGTSVLIRTRTEQPLHYHRERLEVALVLQGEGRLVVGGREATLRPGQLVVIPPMTAHAFVGQMDILSRFSPKLMGDVVFVQAGSGPNEGTPLVLGYRAPEIPQDRPFAATPLANAPLGTVVAVATRLGQPWHYHRSKDEQIYVVAGEGVAQMELTREKVGPGSLVLVPAGAIHQFQGSLQFVSVFGPALMGDVVFL
- a CDS encoding cupredoxin domain-containing protein, which codes for MKDFTFRPDTLRIPPGTAVVFANQGRYPHTATESGGLFDSGVLAPGERFRYTFTLPREYSVYCKLHPYMVLHIMVGP
- a CDS encoding NUDIX hydrolase, producing MASKPVRHSIECWIICRRVGAEDAVLLLHVVEEPDIPGGFWQPITGGIKEGEASHEACVREIYEETSLRVRAEDLHQVPGHWEFQLPHQVIRKDLYWVEVSETAIRIAPEEHDDWKWVPISAVESELHWESNRRTWKAVLSCLRL
- a CDS encoding GNAT family N-acetyltransferase, translating into MYQADIVELVHQNLAETIREITRRSRGVVHEEGGLLLYAGAPLDPALWNGALRVHPGLPAKEVVSRARRFFEERGRGFTLHAMGPLDPDVDATMKSIGRKADSDSPQMVLEAPIQPPPVLPGVTMQEVNTDEQREDFLTAVSSGFRELGVRADTWWAAYPDVRSLSAPHIVAIVAYLERSPVAGAMVYVSHGVAEVIHVGVSPAYRRRGLGELVTRAVISAGFDRGARLASLQATPMGETVYRRIGFREIARYRWYIFPSPQEAQEL